The following nucleotide sequence is from Kiritimatiella glycovorans.
CTGCTCGACCGGCTCGACGCCTCGCACCATCTCGCGCGCACGGTGCTCTACAACATCAACCCGGCGGACCACGCCCTGATGGCGACGGTCATCGGCAGCTTCCAGGACGCCTCCCGCCCCGGCAAGATGCAGTGGGGTTCGGCCTGGTGGTTCCTCGACCACAAACAGGGTATGGAAGAGCATCTCAACACCCTCTCCGCCGACGGCCTGTTGAGCCGCTTTGTGGGCATGCTCACCGACTCGCGCAGTTTTCTGTCCTACCCGCGCCACGAGTACTTCCGGCGCATCCTCTGCAACCTCGTGGGGAACGAGGTGGAACACGGCGAGATTCCCGCCGATTTCGATTTGCTGGGCGGGATGATCGAGGATGTCTGTTTCCATAACGCGCGGGATTACTTCTTCGGGGGAGAAAGAGGGAAGGAAGTTGAGGGAGAGGATGGGGGAAAGATAAAGATATGAACCATGAAGAGCGGAAGGGCATGAAGAATAATCTTGACATCATGATGCATAGCAATGATGCTCTGATGCATGAGAACGACCCTTCAGATTCAGGATTCGCTGCTTGAGCGGGTGAGGCGGGAGGCCGCGAACCGGCACTGTTCGCTTGGCACGGTGGTTAATGAAGCCCTTGCCCGGGCATACTCGGACCGCAGTCGAACTCCCGATCGTGGTAAAACGAAGCTTCCGGTGTACAAAGGACGCGGACTCCAGCCGGGTGTTGATCTGGATTCTTCGACCGCCCTTGAGGATCTGATGGAGGGGCGATGATTCTTTTTGACGTTAACGTGCTGGTCTATGCCTATCGGGAGGATGCGGACCGGCACAAAGAGTACCGTCGCTGGCTGAAGTCGACGCTGGATGGCCAGGAGGCGTGTGCGGTTTCGGAACTGGTGCTGAGCGGGTTCCTGAGGGTGTGCACGCATCCGAAGGTCTTTGATCCTCCCGCGCCGCTTGACGGAGCGCTGGATTTTACAGGCGAGCTGCGCAGCCACGCCAATGTGATGGTGTTGAGCCCCGGTCACAGACACTGGGAAATCTTCCAGCGGCTATGTCGGGACAGTGGCGCAAAGGGCAATCTGATCAGCGATGCATACCACGCGGCCCTTGCCGTCGAGTACGGATGCGAATGGATCACAACCGACCGCGATTTCGCCCGGTTCCAGGGGCTGAAATGGCGTCATCCGCTTGACGGATGACGGGTCCGGATGTAAGCCGTCCCTTTTTTGCAGCCGGCGAAGTGCGCTTTTTACCATGGCCTTAATGACGCTCAAAGATGTTCACATGGCCTTCGGCGGTCCGCCGATCCTGGACGGCGTGGATATGACGATCGAGCCGGGTGAGCGGGTCTGCCTGATGGGCCGCAACGGCGCGGGTAAATCGACGCTCCTGAAGATCATCGCGGGCGAGTTGATTCCCCACGACGGCGAGATCGTCCGCCGGCAGGATCTCGTCGTCGCCCAGCTCGAACAGGAAGTGCCGATGGACCGTACGGGTTCGGTCTTCGATATCGTCTCCGAGGAGTGGGACCACGAGCACGAGCTGAGCCATCCCGTCGAGCGCGCGATCTCGCTGCTGAAACTCGATCCGCGGGCGGAGTTCTCGACGCTCTCGGGCGGCACGCGCCGCCGCGTACTGCTGGCGCGGGCGCTGGTGAACGAGCCCGACATTCTGATCCTCGACGAGCCGACGAACCATCTCGATATCGAGGCGATCGAGTGGCTGGAGACCTTCCTTAAACGGCGCGACGGCGCACTGCTGTTCGTGACGCACGACCGCGCGTTCGTGCGCAATCTGTCGACGAGGATCATAGAGCTGGACCGCGGCGCGCTCTACAGCTGGGATCTGGATTACGACACCTACATCGAACGGCGCGCCGAGCGCCTGAGGGTGGAGCGGTCGCACTGGAAGGAGTTCGATAAGAGGCTGGCGGAGGAAGAGCAGTGGATCCGCGAGGGGATTTCCGCGCGGCGTACGCGCAACATCGGCCGCGTGCGCAACCTCTACGCGATGCGCAGCGAGCGCGGAAAGCGCCGCAGGCAGGGCCGCGGCGCGCGCTTTTCGATCCAGGAGGCCGAGTCGACCGGCCGCAAGGTCATCACCGCGAAGAACGCCACCTACGCGTGGGACGGCGAACCGGCCGTAAACGGCTTGAATCTCAAGATCCAGCGCGGCGACCGGATCGGGATCATCGGGCCCAACGGCTGCGGGAAGTCGACCCTCCTGCGCCTGCTGCTCGGCGACCTCGAACCGCAGTCGGGGACCGTGAAACACGGCACCAATCTCGAACCGGCCTACTTCGACCAGCACCGGCAGGAACTCGACGAGAACCGCAGCGTGAAACAGAACCTGTGCGACGACAATCAGTACGTCTTCATCGGCGGGCGCAAGATGCACGTGCTCGGATACCTGCGCAATTTCCTCTTCACGCGCGAGGATGCCGCGCGGCCGGTCTGCGGCCTGTCCGGCGGTGAACGCAACCGGCTGTTGCTCGCCAAGCTCTTTGCGCGCACCGCCAACGTACTGGTGCTCGACGAGCCGACCAACGATCTCGACAGCGACACCATGGAGGTGCTCGAAGAGCAGCTCATGGACTTCGAGGGAACGATTCTGCTCGTCAGCCACGATCGCGCGTTCCTGAATAACGTGGTCGACCGCATCCTCGCCTTCGAGGGGAACGGTCGTGTCGGCGAGTACGTCGGTGGATACGACGACTGGGTGCGCCAGAGCGGCGGGCTGAAGAAGGAAAGGCCCCCGCCGAAGACGCACAAACCCGCGCAGAGCACGCAGAAGGCGCGTCCGCGCAAACTGAATAACAAACAGCGCGAAGAGCTGGAGAAACTGCCCGCGCGGATCGAGGCGCTTGAGCGCGAACTTGACGCGCTGCAGTCCACGCTCAACGATCCGGAGTTCTATCGTCGTCCGCAGGAGGAGATCAGAACCGCAACCGAACGCGCGGAGGCCATCCCGCGGGAGCTGGACGCCGCCTTCGACCGCTGGTCGGAACTGGAGGAACACGCGGGCGGGCCGTCTTGAAGGATGCTTACCACGGGGGCATGAGCAGAGGTGCCTGAACCGCCGGAACAAAAAAGAAAGAAGGGTGCAGTGGATATCATCGAAAGTATGGGTTATTCCGCTTTCTGGGTTTTCCTCGGTGTTATGTTCGTGCTCGGTCTCTCCGGGAGAATCGCTTTTCCCCGCGGAAGGGTTCGGACGGACTTCTCGAAGCATAAGGCGAGAGTGCTCGCTTCGCTCAGCACCCTCGCCTTCGTATTGGCCGCGCTTGCTTATGTGTATTGCCTGGCAACAACGGATACTGGAGCAGGGGCAAGGGACGCAGCCTCCAGCCTGATACTTCCGCTGCTGGGGCTGTCGGTGGTGTCCTCTATGGTTTACTGTGGGGTTAATTTCAGAAAATAGAAGCCGGTTTATGGCAGAACGATCATGGTCGCGCAGGAAGACCTCTGCCGAAGCCGGGCCCATTAAGCGGGAGGCAAAGCGTGATATGCGGATGACATGGACCATCACGGCCCTCGCATTTTTTGTATTTCTGTTCGCCGTGCGTGAACTGGGTGATCGATCCTTGCGCGTGACGGCGACGGCCTACACTTCGGAGCGGGCCCAGACGGACGCGACCCCGCACACCGCCGCCTGGGGCGACCGCATCGAGCCCGGCATGGACGTGATTGCCGTCTCGCGCGACCTTCTCGATCACGGCTTGACCAATGGAGTGCAAGTCAGAATCGAAGGCCTGGGCACGTATACGGTCATCGATAAAATGGCTGCGGACCAGCGACGCGCGATCGACATCTATATGGGCCACGATAAACAGCGCGCGCTCGAATTCGGAAGGCGGGAAGTGAAGATTAAGTGGTAAGGACGTGACATGGATTAACCATGAAGGACATGAAGAGCATGAAGGTGGGTTGAGGGGCGGTGAACATAATTCGTACTCTTACTCGTACTCGTATGCGTACTCGGAGCGCCGAAGGCGCGATCCCATTCCCCCTGTTCAGGGAACTCGAGTACGAGTACGAATTATGTTCTCTCTGAAACCCGATTTCGACTTCGATCCGGATTTCGAGATCCCATCCGCTGTAATCCGAGTCGAAAACACAAGAAGGGTCTCTCGCAAAGGCGCCGGGACCGCAAAGGTGAATGAGAAGAGCCCAGGCGAAGGAATCGTGCGCTCTCTCTTACGTCCGTAGTAGGCCCGCAGGCCTGCGAAGCAGGGCCAGGGCCGTTATCTTCACGCGCCTGGCCTGCCGGGGGCAGGCCAGGCGCTACTACGAACGGTATAACGCGCCTTGGCCCTTCGGGCGCTTGCGGCGCTACTACGAACGTTTGTCGTCTCCCATCCCGACCCCGGCATCCTCTGTGGCCGCTGTGGTGAATCCCCATCCCGCCTCTTCCCCAAAACGACTCCCCCCCACAAAATCCACGAATCATCGCTATTTTGCGGATTCGAGCGGATGGCCGTGTTCATCGAAGAGCTTCCACAAACCGGGATTCCCGTTCTCATCCAGCTCGCGTCGAGCGATGGAATAATGCCCGTCGGTGCGGCAGCAGGGTTCGCCGTCCGGGCCGAAGTGGCGTTGTTCTATCAGCAGGTCGCCTTCGAATGTGCATTCATAGCGGTGGATGCCCTTATCATCCGCAACGGGCTGCTCGTGCTGATCGAAATAGCTGACCATTGTGGCGTTTCCCGTCTCGTCGTATTTTTTACGGACGACGGCGTATCCCCCGGTAGTGTTGACGGGACGGCCCCGGGTGTCGAAAAACAGCCGCTCAAGTTCGCGGCCCGCTTCGTCGAGCTTCGATCGGTACCCATGGTTCCCGTCGCGATGGGTTGTGGGGGCATTCCCGGCATCATGATAGCGGCGTTCGATCTCGCGCCCCGACTCGTCATACTTGATATGGAGAAAGGTAAAGCCTTCCTCCGTGTGGGAGGCGGGCCGGCCGTGGGCATCAATGACGCAGAACTCGACGAGTTTACCCTGTTCGTTCAGAACCTGTCGGAATCCGTAGTCGTAGGTGCTGTGACGGGTCGGGTCGCCGAGGGCATCGAAATAGCGATACGTATCGCCCGTCCCCTCATAAATGATCTGGCAGCGGTGATATCCTTTCGGGTGAAGTGCGGGTCGTCCGTCTTCATCATAAAAGGACTCGGATGTCCGTCGCCCCTCATCATCGAGCGTCCATCGAAGCGTCACATAGCCATTGGTGGAAAAGGTCGGCTCGCCGTCGGGTCCGAGAAAGGTTTCCGCGATCTGGCGATCCCGGTCGTCGTGCTCGAATCGAAGACCGCAGTACCCGCCGGGCATGCGCAGCGGTGTTCCGGAAGCATCGAAGTAGCGCTCCACCTTGCGCCGACCCCGCTCGTCATAACGGAAGCGCAGGATGGCGATACCCCGGGCATTGGCGCATGGCAGGCGGTCACAGCCGAAATGGACGCGTTCGACGGGATGGCCCCGCTCGTTCCAGGAAAGACGGTAGCCGTGGCACCCCTCTTCACAAAGCATGGGTTGCCCGCGTTCGTCGTAGTACCGCTCCTCGATTAATCGGTCGAAGCCGTCGTAGATTCGTCGAACCGTGGCATACTCGCACCCTGAGATGGCCGTGGGGTGGTTTTCGATGTTCAGCCACGTCTTTTCGATTTCATTACCGCGGGCATCGTAGCGGCAGACGACGGCGTGATTGCCGTCCCGGTGCGCGACGGGCTGGTTCGAACACCCGAAGTAGCGGGTTTCCAGGATATTGCCCATGGAATCGCGGCGATAGCTGATCCGGTGTGTCCCGTCATGATCAAGAACGGGCCGACCATCGGCGCCGAAACAGCGCCAGTCGAGGCAGTTGCCCCGGTCGTCATTGACCAGACGATTGATGGCGTATGCTTGACCCTCAGGACAGACCGGATGGTCGTTCAGATCGACCCAGACCTGTTCATCGAGATATCCGTTGCGGTCGAAGGAGAAGTTTCGTCCGTGAAACCCGTTCTCGTGGAGGCAGGGGTGCCCGTGGCGGTCAAAGTAGCGCTCACGGCCGACGTTCACGGCGTCGATCCACGTATAGCGCTTTTCGGTCACTCCGTCCCGGGATTCCGGCTCGCCGTCCAGCCCCAGGTAAACCTCTGAGATGATTCTGCCCTGATCGTCAAAGGCATAGCGTGTACCGTGTGTTTCTGTGGAGGAATGGAGGCAGGGATCGCCCTCCGGGCCGTAGTGGCGGCTCTGTATCGTATCGCCGCATGGGTTGTATTCGTTGCTCCATGAGTGGAAGTTCCAGCGGTCGTCCACCGCCGGGCGACCCTGATCGTCGAACAACGTGACGGATACGATATTGCCCCACTTGTCGTGACGGTAGCGTGCCTCGCACCAGCCGCTGCGCACGCAGCAGAGATCGTTCGTGCCCTCCGCACCGTAGGAGATGGACCGCACGTGTCTCCCCCCGGAGTAGAAGTAAAGATGACCGGCTGCACCGGCGTGGGAGCGCAGGGGTTCGTAGCTCTCAAGGGTCCGGCGGCGTGCATCGCGATCTTCCCTTTTCAGCCGCAGGTAACGATGTTCGACGAGGCGACCCTCCTCATTATACCGGAAGGCGCTGGCGTGAGCCCCTTCCAGGCCGGGCAGGGGCTCGCCGTGAGCGCCGCAGTACTCGACCAGCGTTTCCATCCCCCCCGCTCCGTAGGAGATGCGCACGTATTCGGCCGCCGCCGTCACGGCGTTGGTGGTCGTTCCGGCCGCCTGGATCGCCTGGCGCTGACGCTGCGCGTATCCCCCGGCGCCGACGAAGTGTGCGAAGCGGGAGCGCGGCTGTCCCTCGTCGAGGTTCAGGGCGTTGTACTGCAGGATCCAGACGACCTTGCCCTCGGCGTTTTCGCCGATCTCATGCATCACGCGACCCTGTTCGTCGGTGACGAAACGCCACTGACACACTTCGCGCAGGAGCCAGTCGGGTACCACCCCCGTCGCATCGCCGGAGTCTGATCCCCATTCCTCTCTTCCCCAGAGATAGGTGTCGCACCAGTGATCGATCGTGGGCCGGTCATGGCCGTTCACGGCAATAACCCGGTCGACCGGCCGCTTTGGAAACTGCATCTCCGTCCAATTGAATTTCGGACGGTGCAGACCGTGGTATACAAACTTGAACGAAGTGCTGCGGTGACCCGCCTCGTCCGGGGTCAGGGGGCTGAGGCCTGCCGGGATACCGTGGCGCTTGGTGAATGTCTCGTAGTAGCGGACATGGGTCCGGACGAAGAACCACCAGCTCGAGCCGATCAGTCCCGCGAGCAGGAGGACGAGCAGCGCCGCACTGCCGGCGGCGACCCTGAAGCGCCTGCGCTCGCGACGAAGGCGGAGCCTCTCTTCGCGCGCGCTCCGCTGATTCGCGCCGCGCCCGGACGATCGGCGTCAGGACGTCGTGGGTCAGTTCGATCATCGCTACGCCGCGCACATTTTCGATGTGCAGCAGGCGTCGCTCCACCAGCAGATCCACCGCCCGGCGCGCCGGGGCGGTTTCCAGTCCCGTGCCGCGGATGAAGTCCTCGACCGGCGCGAACATCCTCCGGCCGTCGCCCGTGAGCAGGGCATCTTCAACGGCGCGCGCTACCGGGTCGGCCACCGCCGCCATGGTCGCGTCGTAAAACTCCTCGAACACGCGTCGTCCGACCCCGGAGAGCAGGTCGGCCCCGATGTCCGTGCGACCCTGTTCGATCCGGCGGCGATTGAGTTCGAAACACATCAGCGAGAGCAGGGCGGGTTCAACCAGAATGTCGTCGAGCGCGGCGTTGGGGGAAGCACCCGCAGCCATGCGCACGATCGTCTCCGCCGTGGGCTCGTCCATCAGGTGTTGCCCCGAAGCGCGCAGCGCGCCGAAGGCGGCCTCGCCGCTGAAGGGCTCCAGCCGCATCTCGTTGGACATGATCGAAGGACAGCGATCGCGGAGCGCCAGCAGCTCGCAGAGGAAATCCTCACGCAGGCTCAGCAGCAGGCGGACGCGATCGAGCTGATATTCGAACGGAGGATCTTCTCCGCGCTCGGCGGCCGCTTCAATCATCGCCGCCGCAGCCCGCGGGACGCGATGTTCCGCGAGACAGGAAAGATCTTCGAGCAGCGCGTCCACAGCCCGGGGGCAGCGGCGGCCGAGAGTAAAGGCTTCTTCGAACTGGTCGAAAACGAGCACCGGCACGGCGGGGCGGTTGCGCGGCGTCCAGAAAAAGAGGCCGGCGCGGTTAAAGGTCTCCCAGAGCGTGCGGTCGGTACGTTCCAGCGGACGTTCTTCGGAACTTTCGACGGTGATCCCCGCATCCTTCAGCGCGGCGCGGACGGCGCTCAGCACCTGGTCGCGCAGGACCTCCACGGTACAGTTCTCATCGAAGCTGAGCCTGAGGTAGACGGGGATAAAGCGCTCTTCACGGAGTTGCGGGAACACACCGGCCCTGAGCAGCGAGGTCTTGCCGACGCCGGAGATGCTGTAGAGCACGGAGAGCCGACTGCGCTTGACGCGTCGCAGCAGTTCGGCGGTCTCCTCCGCGCGTCCGTGGAAGAAGTCCCGGGACGATTCGGAAAAGGCGACCAGGCCCGGCCACGGCTGGTCGCGTGTGAGTTCCGGGGACGGGACGGCGGGACGCGTCATGCCGGAACCCCCATCAGTTCTTTCTGCTTGTTCCGGTCGGCCTTGTGCAGTTCGCGGACCAGGGCCTGGGCAGGCAGGCCGGCGGGGCAGGAGGTCATTTGGAGGCTGCGGAAGGCAAGCGGGAGATTTTTCGCCTCGTAGGGCTCCGTGTCGTCGATCACGGCGGGGAAGATAAAGCCCGGCCGGCGTTCGGCGTTGCGCTCGACGAAATCGCGAGCCTCCTTCCACTCGCGGTAGAAGAAACGGTCCTGCGAAGCGGCCTCGGTATTCGCGGATATCAGCGGCACAAACGCGGCGGCCTTGTGAATGTTGCGGACGATCTCGGGCACCCAGGCGCAGCCGGGGGCGAGCTTGGCTTCATCCAGCCACACCTCGAGCCCCCACTCATCGAGCGCATCGCGCATGGCACGCGCCGCCTCAAGGTCCTCGCGCGCGTAGCTGAGAAAGATCGCTCCCTCGGTCATGGGCGCGCGCCGGGGTCCGCCCGGGCCCGCGGCCCCCTTGCGTGAGGTCTCGCGCCAGCGGTCGCGCAATTCGCGCACGAATTCTCCGGCCGAACCCTCGTAGAGTCCCGCATCGGCGCAGTAGCGCGTGACGAAGTGGCAGAAGGAGGTGTCGTGCGCCTCCCGGCCGCCGAGGAAAAGTCCCTGGGTCTCATGACTGTTGATCGGCGCATTCTTGATCAGGCGCAGGAGGAAGCGACCGAGCCAGTCGGGATACCCGAAACCGATCAACAACAGATTGCTGGTCTTCAGTTCGTCGAAGAGTACGTTCGGCTGGCGTTCGGGATTCTGCAGCGCGGTTACAAATTCCAGTGTGTCGATCTCGCTGAGGGCGTAATTCGGCCGGGCGCTCGGCGCGCCCATCAGGTGGTAGACGATCGGCTGTTCCAGCGTGTCGAGCTGGATCGTAGAGGGCAGGTCGACGGGGGCATCAGGCGAATAGACCAGTTCGCTCGCATCCCCTAGAGCTTCGTCGAGCAGGGGGCAGATGGTCAGGTTCACGAAAAGGCGGAACGAGGTGATCTCGGCGAGCGCCCGGAGGTTGGGGCCCGGCTTGAGCGGAGCGCGGAGAATCGCCTTGGCCTTCGGGTAGACCGACTTGATGTTGCCGCCCCCGTCGAGATGGGCGCGAACGACCGCATCCACATTCGGAGATGTCCCGTTTTCGTTTTCAGGCGACACGTCGAGCGATTGTGCCAGCGTCTCGGCGAGGTAGTCCTGGAACAGCCGCACGGTGCCGTCGATTTCGACATCCATAATGCGCGGCCCGAGAACGGGAATGACCCGTCCTTCGTCCAGGAACTCCAGCACGTCTTCGATGGAATAGGTCTGACGCATACCACGCCGATCATTTGAACGGGCCCACTTAACGGCCCGCCGCATAAAGGATTGTCGCGCCCGCCGCGATAAGTCAAGATCGGGGCGGTACGTTACGGGTTCCCGGGAAAGGTGGGATGCGGGAGAACTGAGAAGGAGGGAAAAAGGGATTCACCATGAAGAGCATGAAGGTGGGTTGAGAGGGGTGAACATAATTCGTACTCTTACTCTTACTCGTACTCGTACGCGTACTCGGAGCGCCGAAGGCGCGATCCCACTCCCCCCTGTTCAGGGAACTCGAGTACAAGCATTGCTTCGCGGAGTATGAGTACGATGTGACGCGAGCGGATTTTTAATCCAGCCGCTACGATTCCGGCCGTTCCGCAAGAATCCATGAAGAACCCTGTTTTTCCTCAAACGAAACACCCGCATCCGCCTCATACATCCAGGTGTTGTTTGATAAATGCGGCGATAGCGTCAAATGCAGCTTCATGGTTTTTATAGTCGCGGTCCATCCGGCGCACGCATTCGACACCGACTTTTTCCGCCTTCTTCTCCAGGTATCGGCCGAAGTTCGAATGATGGATATTGCCCGGGACGCTTTGTTTTTCGAAATGAAAAGAGAATACCGGCGGGTCGCCGGCGTCCAGATGGGTTACGGGCGAAGCGTCTTTAAACAGCGCATCCTGTTCCGGCGTAATCCGGGCGGTGTCGAGCGACCAGTTCTCCGGAAGGCCGTAGAAGGCCGGCAGCGCGTCGTGCCGACCGGTCATTCCCGGGATGATCTCACGAATCACACGCGGGTCGTACGTCGACTGCATATTGTACGCGAGGACGCAGGAGAGGCGGGTCGACTGGCGCTCGATCGGATCGCTGCTCGCCGGATCGGCGAGATCATCATGGAACCCCAGCCACTGCGCGATTCCCGACCCGGCCGAGCCCCCGCCCGCGGCCACACGCCGCGGGTCGATAGCCCATTCCTCCGCCCTGGAACGCAGAAACTGGATGGCGCGCGCGCTGTCCTCCATCGGTTGCGGGTACGGTCCGAGGTGCGTGAGACGATAATTGACCGACGCTACGGAAACGCCGGACTCCAGAAGCCTCTCCATCAGTTCCCGGGGAATCCCGGACTTGTCGCCGCCCCGGAATCCTCCCCCGTGAAACCAGACGAACAGCGGCGCGGGCCGGTCCGACGCCGCTTCCCAGAAGTCGAGCACCATGCTCTCGTGCTCGCCGTAGCAAACGTCGCGGTGCGTGGGGGGCACACGATATGGCCGTTTCTTCCGGCCCCTCTCGCGGCGCGAGGCCCGAACCTCGTTCTCCGTAAGCATCCCATCGCGGTTTCGATCGAGCCCCGGCCTGCGCTCAAGCAGTTTGCGGAGACCGGCGTGGTTTTCGGAAGTCCGTGCACCCTCACTTCGCAACCCACCCGGACCCGCCAGACACAGTAAGGCGATCAGCCCTATCCGTATCCTCGTTCCCATCGCATGAATCTCTGGTGTCATGATGGAGCGGCCCTCCTTTTGTCTGCTCGCGAACTATGGGGCGAACCCTTTCGTTTGCGTGCTCTCCCGCGGGGTCTCTTTCAACCCCCGCGTCGCGATGACCGGAGTCGAGCCTACCCGAGCAATGCCGGGAGAGAAAGGGGTTTCCATAAAGGGGGGATGATCATTGCAAAACGGAACAGGTAGCGCCGTATCCGGATTGACGAAGTCGGCTGAGATATTCGTCTTTGTGTATTACTCGCAATGAGTTAGATTCGGGTTTGGCGCGGGTGGTTCAGGTTGCGCCTCTTAACCCCGGGAGAGATACAATATGGCCCTGAAGGACGAGCTTAAAAAATTGATCATCACCGAAGCCCGTCGGGAAATCCGCAGCGAGCTTCAGTCCGTAAAGAGCATGAACAATCGGCAGAAGAAGCATATCGCCAATCTGCGGCGTCAAATCGATGCCCTCGAAAAAAGGATGAAGGCGCTTGAGAAACGGGTGCCGGAAGAACCGGCCGGTCTTGAGGTCCCGGGTGAAGAGGTCGGCGGCTGGCTCACGGGCAACGGTGTAAAGGCGGCCCGGGAACGGTTCGGATTCAGCCGGGCGCAGATGGGGACCCTGGCCGGGGTAAGCGATCAGAGCATCCTTAACTGGGAAAACCGCGGCCGTAAAAAGATCGAATTCAGAAGTGCCGAGACCCTGGCCCGGATGAAGGCGATTGTGGCTCTGGGCAAGCGTGAGGCCCAAAGTGAACTGGAGCGAATGGAGGCGGCGCAGGGCTGAGCTTTTTTGAAACCTGTCATCCGTGGTCGTTCCCGCCTGTTCGAAAACGCAAGACATGACTCTCGCAAAGATCGCAAAGAGAAATGAGAATCGCATAGGCAAGGGAATCGTGTTTTCCGAATGAAGAAATTCCCTGGCCACCTTGGCGGCCTGGCGGGAGAAAAACAGGTTCGAACCAGTCACTTCAGCGGACGGAGTCCCGCCGCTGAGTTCAACCGTTATGCACAATAGTAATAGCGGAAAATATGCAGATAGGGAACGGACATTAAATGGCACTGAAAAAATCCCAACTCTACACCTCCCTCTGGCAGTCCTGCGACGAGTTGCGCGGCGG
It contains:
- a CDS encoding type II toxin-antitoxin system VapC family toxin — encoded protein: MILFDVNVLVYAYREDADRHKEYRRWLKSTLDGQEACAVSELVLSGFLRVCTHPKVFDPPAPLDGALDFTGELRSHANVMVLSPGHRHWEIFQRLCRDSGAKGNLISDAYHAALAVEYGCEWITTDRDFARFQGLKWRHPLDG
- a CDS encoding ATP-binding cassette domain-containing protein — its product is MALMTLKDVHMAFGGPPILDGVDMTIEPGERVCLMGRNGAGKSTLLKIIAGELIPHDGEIVRRQDLVVAQLEQEVPMDRTGSVFDIVSEEWDHEHELSHPVERAISLLKLDPRAEFSTLSGGTRRRVLLARALVNEPDILILDEPTNHLDIEAIEWLETFLKRRDGALLFVTHDRAFVRNLSTRIIELDRGALYSWDLDYDTYIERRAERLRVERSHWKEFDKRLAEEEQWIREGISARRTRNIGRVRNLYAMRSERGKRRRQGRGARFSIQEAESTGRKVITAKNATYAWDGEPAVNGLNLKIQRGDRIGIIGPNGCGKSTLLRLLLGDLEPQSGTVKHGTNLEPAYFDQHRQELDENRSVKQNLCDDNQYVFIGGRKMHVLGYLRNFLFTREDAARPVCGLSGGERNRLLLAKLFARTANVLVLDEPTNDLDSDTMEVLEEQLMDFEGTILLVSHDRAFLNNVVDRILAFEGNGRVGEYVGGYDDWVRQSGGLKKERPPPKTHKPAQSTQKARPRKLNNKQREELEKLPARIEALERELDALQSTLNDPEFYRRPQEEIRTATERAEAIPRELDAAFDRWSELEEHAGGPS
- a CDS encoding 3D domain-containing protein; protein product: MRMTWTITALAFFVFLFAVRELGDRSLRVTATAYTSERAQTDATPHTAAWGDRIEPGMDVIAVSRDLLDHGLTNGVQVRIEGLGTYTVIDKMAADQRRAIDIYMGHDKQRALEFGRREVKIKW
- a CDS encoding RHS repeat protein — its product is MQFPKRPVDRVIAVNGHDRPTIDHWCDTYLWGREEWGSDSGDATGVVPDWLLREVCQWRFVTDEQGRVMHEIGENAEGKVVWILQYNALNLDEGQPRSRFAHFVGAGGYAQRQRQAIQAAGTTTNAVTAAAEYVRISYGAGGMETLVEYCGAHGEPLPGLEGAHASAFRYNEEGRLVEHRYLRLKREDRDARRRTLESYEPLRSHAGAAGHLYFYSGGRHVRSISYGAEGTNDLCCVRSGWCEARYRHDKWGNIVSVTLFDDQGRPAVDDRWNFHSWSNEYNPCGDTIQSRHYGPEGDPCLHSSTETHGTRYAFDDQGRIISEVYLGLDGEPESRDGVTEKRYTWIDAVNVGRERYFDRHGHPCLHENGFHGRNFSFDRNGYLDEQVWVDLNDHPVCPEGQAYAINRLVNDDRGNCLDWRCFGADGRPVLDHDGTHRISYRRDSMGNILETRYFGCSNQPVAHRDGNHAVVCRYDARGNEIEKTWLNIENHPTAISGCEYATVRRIYDGFDRLIEERYYDERGQPMLCEEGCHGYRLSWNERGHPVERVHFGCDRLPCANARGIAILRFRYDERGRRKVERYFDASGTPLRMPGGYCGLRFEHDDRDRQIAETFLGPDGEPTFSTNGYVTLRWTLDDEGRRTSESFYDEDGRPALHPKGYHRCQIIYEGTGDTYRYFDALGDPTRHSTYDYGFRQVLNEQGKLVEFCVIDAHGRPASHTEEGFTFLHIKYDESGREIERRYHDAGNAPTTHRDGNHGYRSKLDEAGRELERLFFDTRGRPVNTTGGYAVVRKKYDETGNATMVSYFDQHEQPVADDKGIHRYECTFEGDLLIEQRHFGPDGEPCCRTDGHYSIARRELDENGNPGLWKLFDEHGHPLESAK
- a CDS encoding ATP-binding protein, coding for MTRPAVPSPELTRDQPWPGLVAFSESSRDFFHGRAEETAELLRRVKRSRLSVLYSISGVGKTSLLRAGVFPQLREERFIPVYLRLSFDENCTVEVLRDQVLSAVRAALKDAGITVESSEERPLERTDRTLWETFNRAGLFFWTPRNRPAVPVLVFDQFEEAFTLGRRCPRAVDALLEDLSCLAEHRVPRAAAAMIEAAAERGEDPPFEYQLDRVRLLLSLREDFLCELLALRDRCPSIMSNEMRLEPFSGEAAFGALRASGQHLMDEPTAETIVRMAAGASPNAALDDILVEPALLSLMCFELNRRRIEQGRTDIGADLLSGVGRRVFEEFYDATMAAVADPVARAVEDALLTGDGRRMFAPVEDFIRGTGLETAPARRAVDLLVERRLLHIENVRGVAMIELTHDVLTPIVRARRESAERARREAPPSSRAQALQGRRRQCGAARPPARGTDRLELVVLRPDPCPLLRDIHQAPRYPGRPQPPDPGRGGSPQHFVQVCIPRSAPSEIQLDGDAVSKAAGRPGYCRERP
- a CDS encoding toll/interleukin-1 receptor domain-containing protein → MRQTYSIEDVLEFLDEGRVIPVLGPRIMDVEIDGTVRLFQDYLAETLAQSLDVSPENENGTSPNVDAVVRAHLDGGGNIKSVYPKAKAILRAPLKPGPNLRALAEITSFRLFVNLTICPLLDEALGDASELVYSPDAPVDLPSTIQLDTLEQPIVYHLMGAPSARPNYALSEIDTLEFVTALQNPERQPNVLFDELKTSNLLLIGFGYPDWLGRFLLRLIKNAPINSHETQGLFLGGREAHDTSFCHFVTRYCADAGLYEGSAGEFVRELRDRWRETSRKGAAGPGGPRRAPMTEGAIFLSYAREDLEAARAMRDALDEWGLEVWLDEAKLAPGCAWVPEIVRNIHKAAAFVPLISANTEAASQDRFFYREWKEARDFVERNAERRPGFIFPAVIDDTEPYEAKNLPLAFRSLQMTSCPAGLPAQALVRELHKADRNKQKELMGVPA
- a CDS encoding alpha/beta hydrolase gives rise to the protein MTPEIHAMGTRIRIGLIALLCLAGPGGLRSEGARTSENHAGLRKLLERRPGLDRNRDGMLTENEVRASRRERGRKKRPYRVPPTHRDVCYGEHESMVLDFWEAASDRPAPLFVWFHGGGFRGGDKSGIPRELMERLLESGVSVASVNYRLTHLGPYPQPMEDSARAIQFLRSRAEEWAIDPRRVAAGGGSAGSGIAQWLGFHDDLADPASSDPIERQSTRLSCVLAYNMQSTYDPRVIREIIPGMTGRHDALPAFYGLPENWSLDTARITPEQDALFKDASPVTHLDAGDPPVFSFHFEKQSVPGNIHHSNFGRYLEKKAEKVGVECVRRMDRDYKNHEAAFDAIAAFIKQHLDV